The sequence gcacagcacctCTTAGCATCACACAGGGGTCAGCACAGACTCAGGTGAAAACACCCACACTGAGCCCCCAGcaacacagcaccccctagtggcaCATTGGCACCACCATTGActcctaaaaagaacaggagtacttgtggcaccttaaagactaacaaatttattagagcataagctttcgtggactacagcccatttcttcggatgcacacTGCTTCCTAGACACCATCCTGGCACATGGGTCAGGTTGCACACAGTCACCTACCCAAGGACCAACCCACCACTACTCTGCTTAGGCCCCAGGCTCTGTCAGGAGCCACATCATGGAGCCCCAGACCTGAAGGGGCCATTAAGTCATCTCAGCTGAGCCCAGTGAACTCTGTAAGGCAACATTTAGGCCCACAATTGAATTCAGACCCTAAAGCAGGAAAACCCAGATCCACTCAGGACTCCTcatctgcccagccccagctcagccaTAGGGCTCACTTACTAGATGCATACAGGAGTCTCTTGCCATTGTCCACAGCCCTCGCTGATCCACACTGCTCATCTGCTAGATGCTGGCGAGAGAAAGGACACGGGTGAGGCTCAACACCCCACTGAGCTTATGGGGCTCTCCCCCAGCTTCCACCTATTCTACGCAGACTGTCCCTTACAGCTATCAGCTCAGGGTGTGGGGTTTAGAAAAAGCATATACATAGGGACAAGTCCTAGGGCAGATGCAGTTAATGTAGTataaaggccttatcctggaatAGCTTGTTCCCCTTCCTGGATGATAGTAAAGGATACCAGCATGAAGCACCTTTCTActctgcatccacactaggggagGCCTTGTGACTAAGAGCACTGGACGGAGACCCAggacacctggattctattccagcTCTGCtaggggaccttgggcaagtcactttgccttctggtgcctcaatttcctcagctgtaaaatggggagggggacatggacctcctttgtgaagcactGATGAAGAGCACAAGAGGGCAGGGTCAGAGGTTTAGGCAATACAGCAATAGGGGCACAGCATTTTGGTCCCCACAGAGGAGCAAACCCAGGACACTGCCCCAGGCTCCTTGTTAACTCCAGAGTTTAATCCCCCAAAGCCTGAGCCGCTGGCCCTGAGAAGGGGCTGAGTTAGGTCTGTTAGGAACTCCATCCCCTTGGGTTGCCAGGGGATTTCAGAACAGGAAAGGACACAGGGGGAGCCATGTCTCAGGAACCCCCGACCAAGAAGCCAGCTCAAAGTCATGACACAGGATCTACCTCGGCCTCTGTAGCAGcccccccagagttcaagccaATTGCAGCATCAATATGGATTttaagcaggggggagggggatggttcTGTGGCAGGCAGAGGAGCCTCACCTGAGGCCCCTTGCCAGCAGGGCTGGTGTGCCCAGCAGCCCCTGCAGGCTGTTGGAGATGGACCCAGTACTCCACTGAGTCCTGGGGCCCCTGAGTCGCTGGGTCCCATGGAACTACTGCCTCCTCCCTGCGGGCGCCCTGGGGGTAGAGGCAGATGGGAGCAGGGTTAGTGGCAGCCTGGCACACCTCTCAAGCCTCCCacacagccaaaagcacactacaggcccctccccatcacactaCAGACCCTCTGATCCTGCCCCATAGGACTCTGCACAGCCCACTCCCTGCCTCAAACAAATTCTGCCATCCCAGACCAGTCCCTTCCCCTACCCCAACTCAGCACAGCCTGCTCCCTCCAGCCAGATATTTCCTTGTGCTGCCACCAGTGCCCCCCCCTTAAAATCCTGACCATTCACTCCAGTGCAAACTGCTAGATCCATGACCCCTGCTGCCCTTAACCCCGCACCCCAGACGGCTTCCCACCAACTGTGCTCCCAGCACTGCTGCACCCATCCCCTtccaaccacccccacccccccagccagaaCCTACCCCTCCACTACACCCCACAGCCAGACACACTCCCCTGCTGCTCCAGGACTAGCAggatctcccccaccccacaaattCCCCTGCAGTGAATTCCTCCCGAGCTGTATCCAGCCAGGCATGGAATGGATACCCCGCCAGCTTGGCTGGGCTGCTCCAGAACTGCCAGGCTGGCTTGGTCTGGCTCAGATCTCGTCTCCTCTTCATCCGTTATGGTGGTCCAGGAGGACAGGACAGGGGGCTCCTTGGACAAGCATCTCTTGGGCGGAGCAGGGATTACACATGGGGGTCTCTTCAGCACCTTGCCCTTGGCAGCTTGCCATTCTGCCAGCTGAGccctgggggggggaagagcgggTCAAGGGGTGAGTGCCCACCCGAAACACTTCCCACCTTCCAGGAAGAGGGGTGGTGTTACAGTAAGACATCTCCCTAGACACAGACCCCCTTAATCCCACCCCTCTGTTTGAGACGCAAGCCTCAGCAAAGAAGAGCACAGGACATTTTGGGGGGAGGCTGCATCTCAGGAGCCCTGTGACCAAGATACTCTGAATTTAGGCCAAGAGACCTATTCCACCCTGCAAAGCTGCACCCCAAATTTCAAGCAAATGGCACCACAAGATGGCCTTGGAGAGGACTGAAATATCTGTGGTTTTGCCACAGAGGTTGAAGATCTAGACTGCCCGCAAAGCACCGCTGCCCTAGTGCAAGCTGGAGGTCTACAGGAGCTCTCTGAACCCAACTGTTAGTTTGAGAGGTACATGGAGGAACTGGACCCAGCTGGACTCAGTGGGAGGACAATGCATTAGGCCGAGACTCAGGATATGCCATCGCTGAAGGGGTCAATAGCAGGGCCCCCCCCCTTTGCTGTCAAACCTGCCCCTCTGGCAAGGGGATCATGACTGCTGCCAAGAGGAGCCCCCCCACATTACCCCCACACTCCTGTGTTGGGCAGAAGGGCCTTGGTGCCAGTGCAGGATGAAGCAGGCAGCACCCCACTCACCTCCTGGCATTGACAGCTGGTTTGACCACAGCAAGCTTGTGCCTGCTGGTGGGTTTGGGCTCCCAGGCAGCAGGACGGGGAGGCTCAAACGGCATCACTGCCCTGGGCGAGGGGATGGGTCTCACTCTACCAAGAGCTGGCTTGGTTGGAGGCAGCAGGATCCTGCTGCCCCTGAGCTGGGTGTGGTCCATGGCACGGCCTGTTTTCAGGGTAGCGCTAGCCAGCCAGGCCCCTGCAGAAGCCCTGCGGGAGGTGATGGTGTTGGGAGAGTGCACCACAGGCTGCCAGGCAACACCCAGACTGGCCTCTGCAGGCAGGTTCCGGCGGAAGGAGCAGGTCTTGGAGGGCACAAGCCTGCCCAGGTAATAGCCCAGGGGAGATTTCCTGGGCACCAAGGTGAAGCCGAGGCCCAGCCGCTCGGCAATGCTCTGCTTCTCCTTCTGGCTCCTCAAGTGCTTCCTGAGACACGCCGACCTCTCCCTCGGCTCGCCAATTCTGAGCGGGGTGCTGGGATCTTCCCACCAGCTGCCAGCACCAGCCATGGCCTTAAGTGGCATGATCCTGGAAAGTGGGAAGCTGTAGCGGGCTGTGGCATCTCTCTGGGTCTGGAAAACAAGAGGGGGACCCATCTCAGAGCCTAACCATTCACGCTCAGGGCTGGTTCAATGGGACGGCCCTGGATGGTGCATCAGCcactgggatagaacccagtaCCTCTGGttctagagcagtgatactctgAGGCTCATGAAAATCCCAGGTGACACTGGGCCAACTGTGCATTAAGGAAAGAAATTCCCCATTGCCCCCAGCTGCATGGGCTGTCCGGGGAGACTCCCAAACCATAGCCACATCACACACATGGGTAGCAAACCGCATGGAGTGGCGCAACCgctgggaacacacacacacacacacacacacacacacacacacacactatttgcTGTGTGGTTTTGTTCATGGGCAGTTCTAGACAAAGCAAAAATTAATTTGACTCAATCAAAAAAAATTCTACTTTTGTTAAGTTTTTGCcaaaaagtaaaaaattaatttggGTCAAATAACTGGTTTCATTTTCAGCTATTTCTACctgttcagtttttttaaaaacattcaagaAAATGTTGAAGTGAAAAAGTTGGGAGTATGGGTTGAAATATTTTGGGGGGTTTGAATATTTTTGGGGTTCCTCCACCATCCAAAAAACAATTTGCCAAACCAGCATGAATTTGCTAAACATTCTGGTGTTGCCAAATCTACATTTTTCCACCCAAAgggttttggccaaaaaaatcccaaaacaaaaacctcaccccaactctgctggGAAGAAGTCTCCAGGCAAGCAAATGTCACAGTGCTGCAGTGAGGCAGGCAAGATCAAACCGGATTTCATAGTAGTATAGGGTTTGGAAGGTAAAGTCCAGTCCCCCCATGCAGAGGCACGGCCAAtaaacctaggccatccctgacagatgtttatcCAACCTAGTCTTAAAACCAGGAgcaccaccagcttttctgccgccctaggtggcgaaaggtcccaccccgaaatgccacccccccacagaggcagcggaaggtcccgctgccaaaATACCGCCAcagtcgccaccccccaaattgtagtgccctaggcgaccacctaggtcacctaatgggttgtgccggccctgcttAAAACCCtcccatgcgggggggggggggggggggagacagcctCCCTTGGATGCCTGCCCCAGAGCTTAACTGCCCTTAGAGTTAGAGTGTCCTTTTGCAGCAGGCCACAGCCCAACAAATATACTTTCCTCTGTTTCCCTTCTCATGGACTCCACTTCAGGCTCTCTTGCTTCAATGCCCTTCCTTGGGGGCAGTTTGTTATTGAACCCATAGTGCATATCAGTCTATAAGAAGAGTCCCAAACAGGCCATTTCCCATAACTGGTGGACATGGTCCATAAAATCCTGCTCTTCCGAGCAGGCAACCACACCAGCCTTGCTGCTGGGAGTCCTTCCACACCGTACTCCCATGTCTTCTGCCACACCTGGGCTCCTTGTGGGTCTTCTCTCTACCTACCAGGATGGTCACCCCAGGCCTTCCAGCTGGAGTACAATCCTGCTCTTCCCACTGGGAACCCCCCAGGCTCTCCATTGGGAGATCATACctgcccccactctcccagcCTTCTCACTAGTTCCCCAGGTCCAGTTTTCTGGAGagcccctctgctgctcccctgcctttgCCCCCAGCTTGGGCTCTCCAGTTTAGAACCAGCAGGCAACTCCCTCTGCTGCGCCTCCTCCAGCCTCAGCCCTGCTCTGTCCACAAACCCCCCCTCTTGCTGCCCTCCTTGCCTTCAACCATCCCCAGGAAACACCTTCTGGCTCAAGCAgcactcccctgtccctgctcctgACTGACTATCTCACCAGGTATCCTGACTGACCCCAAGGTCCCTCTTGCATTGGAACGCCGATTCTCCATTACCCTCTCCGGCCCcaggtgctgccctgccctcttAAGTGGTCCCATGGGAGCACCTTTTCTGGGCCAGGGGAACTGGATCTGTGACACTAGCTTAAACACCCAGTGCTGCAAACCCATCCTCTTGGCCTGCCCTCAGTGGAGAACAATTGagccccatcctctttataacaaccttgtACTCCTCTGAAGACTTGGGTCCCCCTCAATCTGCTCTTCCTTAGGctaaacatgtccagttcttTCAACCTGTCCAGATAGGACAGTTGTTCTAAGCCTTGAGCATTATTTTTACAGTTCTGCTCCACGCTCGAATTTTCTTGAAGTGTagcacccagaattggatgcaggactccagctgaggcctcatcgtGCCTAGTGAGCAGAATAATTACCTCCTGTGTTTTACATGCACCACTTGAGTTAATACACCCCAGCCTGATGCTGCAGCACAGGACCCTAGCATCAGCTGGTATAACTGTGTTCTGGCCTCACCCACCTGTCACAGCATGCACATCACCCAGCCCATTGGCAGCCTCTCACACTACAGGCAGCCCAACGGGCAACTTACCATTTCCCTCTGCAGCTTCCAAGACCTGTGACTGGTGGCCAATACCCAATCACTGGCTTTGGGAAGAGAAGAGCCACATTAGCTTAAGCCATGgccctgaagcagcagcagctacagGAATACAGCCATGGGGCTTGGAACAACCTCATTAGTTAACAGCCAGCTGTACGCATAAGGTCAGTGTTAACTACCTTACACCCACAGACACCTGATTTTCACagctgctgagcactcacagtgATAGATTGGGTCAGGGGTACAATGTGTCTTACCCTCCTCCCCTAGGATCCTACAAGGGAGACACCCACACTCTAGGAGCCACAGAGGTAAGGCAGCTACCTACCtctgggagaagaggaggggataGTAGCTGGAGATACATGTGTGTTTGCCAGAGGACCTAGGATAGAGGGATCAAGGTTTGTAAAGAgatgcatggggagggggggttgggaaaGAGAAATCAGGCTTTGTATGAGGCTGGTGGGAATGCACAGGCTGGGATAGGAGAGCAGGAGGAATCAATTTGCAGGGGGCCAACCTCAAGGGTCTTCAAATTGCTCTGCCAGAGCCCTCCAGGATCCATTAGCTGCTCAGGAAGGTTTTATCTCAGGCCTATTTGCAGCCAATCTAGCTGGCACAAGAAGCCACCCAGGGATATGTGGGCACCCCACAACACACAGCAACAGTTTCCTACAAAGTGGCCCACCCAAAGGATGCTGATGTCTCCCCGCAATGCATTCCACTTCCACCAATGCAGCATGAGCACAGTGCACTAACATAAATAGCCCAGGGCAAACACATTTCCCCACTAGCTTTGCAGGTGGCACCACACAAACCAATCTTTCCCCTGATGACTCTCTAGCACACAGAAGGGAGGCACCAAGCACTTTACATTAAGCAGGGCTCACAATATCCTGCATCATGTAGACAGGAGAGGGGACTAGCCTCAGGTGACAAAAATCAAAGGTAGGGCAATCTCTATGATTTGTTCCCTCTCCCCTATGTTAGGAAAAGCTGCCTTGCACCCCAGCTAGCTACACTTTCTTTTGTAATAGAAAGGAGCCCTCAAAGCAGAGCAAAGAAACAGTTAGTAAGTTCCTTACAAGTCcagataaacaaacacacacgcacacatccCACCCTCTCTGAACAAGTCATCTAGTGAACCAGTGCTACAAAACCAGAATACCCTAAACAAGCTCAAACAACCAACTAACCCCAACAATCAAAACACTAGGACCTTCAACACAGACAGGCTCCTTACCATACTAGCACCCTCTCAACTGCCTCAGTCACACCTACCCCAAACTCCTGCTATTTCTCTAACCATCCAGCCAATCAGCATCAGGATGGTATCCTTTGGTCAACAGGGATTTGAGGACCTATCCAGCTATCCCAACACGACATTGGCTGGGTAGCTAGCTCCACCCCTTGGGAAGGAGGGGTCTGGCAAGGCAATTCCACATTAGATAAAGGGGGCATGAAGTGTCTAACTCTCCCTGGTTTCTCTGGGGGATGTTTGGAATAATCCTGGTTTTCTGGGTCTAGTATTAGAGGGGGAACGTAACTAAGGTTTCTTAGGtagaattaaaatgctgatctctCTGGCCTAGCATATGAGTGGGCAAGCTTTCTGTGGGGCCATAGGCCCATCCACCCCATTGCCCGCATCTCAGATACTACTCCACCTCCAGGGGAAGCAGATGGAGCAGGTCTGTGATTTTGAAATCTTTGGGTGTAAGTCTAGACCCTGCAGCAGGCAGCACTTTGTTCCAAATGGGCTGAGTTCTGTATTAGTTTCTGTAGATCTTTCAGTGACTAGGATGTTGGATGGGGactcaggatgcctgggttctattcccagctctgccactgagctatggggtaACTCTTCCCCTCTCATCCTTTGACTATTTcaattgtaaactctctggggcagactgttTTTCACTGCGTGTctccagcacctggcacaatggggcccggaCCTTGATTGGTTCCTCTTGGTTCCATTGTAGAAAATAAAATCCACAAGCTATATGAACGGTCCCATCTCcttgccaaaggcagcatgtttCAGAGATCTCTAGCAAGCTGGAAAGCTTTGATCAGTGCACTCTGCAGCCTCTGAACTCAAGTAGCTGCAAAATAGGCATGAACCAGCTCTAGCTCAAGGAtgaggactcctgagttccaatCCTGGTTCTCTACCCAACTCCCTCTGtgagcagcagtgacacacacccATATGCCTCAGATTTCTGTGTGAAACAGTGAGAGGGGCCTTGCAAATTAAAGCTAGATGAAGGCTAATTGGTTTGCTCTGGCCAGTCCAGGTGCAAATGATCCCAAATGCATAAGCTCCCATCGCTTGGGGAATATTATCCCCCACATTGTGCTGCTAAGCAAGTGTACGCTTGCTTAGCAGCACAAAATAGCCCTAGGGGGATCTACTGCATTTACCCATTTGGGTACTTAAAGAGTTAACCTAACCCACTCCTGAGCCTAGTTACAGGATCTCTCATCTAACTTTCCTCCAGCCCCTTAAATGATCTGTGCCATTCTCCTCCAACCGCCTCTCCTGGGCACAGAGAAGCACTACCTGCATCTAAGGAGACTCTAGTTGGCTCCTTGCTGTTCCAGTGCCATGATCCAACTGTAACCAACTGCTGTAGGGAGATGGGGTATTACGGCACAAGGGTGAGGGGCATGGCTGCAAGGTTAGTTTCAGTCCTGGATCAGAACAAAGAAACCTGCCACTATGGATCTGAACATGAATCAAagtctctgtctctccccatcaggaaaaGGGCCGCTAGTATGGGAAGAGAAGGGTGGGGCTAGGCTGCTTCTGCCCCCTACATGTTAAACTAAAATGCTTTCCCTAGCCAATACGACCTGCAAGAGTAACAGCCCAGTAACACAATCACAGCTGCAGCTTGGTTGGTGCATTCAGGCCTCCTGCTTTGGCCCACTGCATTCAAATGGGGTGCATCTCCTTTGTGATGGATTGCAAATATAATAGGGGTGCTGAGCATGTAccctgcagggagctgggcaTCCGGGGAAATCAAGCTCTGTTCTCAGCTGGCATTTCTGCCCTGTCCAGCCTAATGCCGTTTGGTAAAGGGTAGAGGGAAAAGCTGCTACTGCTGCCTCCTGCATTAACAGATGACCCCATGGCATCCTTCATGCTTAGCTGCCCTGCCACAGCCCAGGACTTCCACATACTATGGGGCAGTGATAACTAGTTGAGTAGGACTGCCCTTGTTACTGCTGGGTCATCCTGTCAGCACAGCATAGGAGGAGCCCAGGAGCAGCTTCTGGAGTGGAGCTGCTGTTCAGTACAGAAGTTAAGGTCCCTGAGTGCAACTGAAATGGCACAAGGGAGAGGAATTTTGCCCTCAAGTTAATTCTCTGCTGCTGGGGGAAAGTTGCCATCTCCTGAGGTCCCATACAATTCCAACCTACCCCAGCATGGGACAACTTAAAATGAAAGGGCAGCCCACTGTACTCAGCCCCAGCCTATTGGGAAGAGGGGTGCACAGACAACATCCATCCTCTGGCAAGCTGGGAAGCCAGCACCCTAACCACAAGAGCAGCCCATTAAGAATGAAGTAGTCTCAAGGGGGATCCTTCCTCCATACCCTTCTCCCTGCTTGGGGCTGCAGGTACTTGATCCCCCACCTCTGGCCCTTTTCATCTGATCCCTACCCCCAGCCAGGGTCAGAAAGCCTCAGACTTTCCTGAGTGGATTCTCCActagaggtggggtgggggtcagcTTGAGGCTAAAAAAGGCTTCCATCTGCCATAGTTCTCAGCCTGCTAGAGGGAAAGTTAAGAGCTATAGAGCAACTCCTGAGCTAGCCCAATGTTTTAAAATGCTGACCCAGAAGGGGTGGAATTATCACCACTGCAAATACAGGGAAACAGGGTACAGAGGGGACATGACTATTCACAGAGCAGCACTAGCCAAGCTGGCCatggaacccaagagtcctgcaAACCCACAGCTCACCCAGCAGCTGCTGGTGCTACTTTGAAGTCTGCTGCAGACCCTAACACTCAGAAGGAGCCTATGATTTGTCTGAAGGCTGCATTCCTGGCAaaccccctccttcctccagagGGAGTTGGTACTATGAGATTAAGGCACCAGCAGCCCCCACCAATCAGTTGAACCCACAGGAGACTGGACAGACCCAAGGACAAAAGATCAAAGGGTCTATACAAGTTAAGGCCAATGCACAGATGGAGAGGGGTTGACAATCCAAGTGTATCTTGGGGCTACTGTCCCCTGGCCCATTTACATCTAGATGTAGAGGCCTGGGAAGACATGGACCAGAGGGTACAATCCTACCCTCCCCAAGAAGGGGTCAAAGTAGATGGAACCATTTGATCTGGTGCAGGGCCTATCCCCCCAGGGTCAATGGCCAGGGAAGAAGAGGCGGCGACTCAAAGATAAGTGTGTATAACAGGGTTTATTGTAACAGATTTTAGTCACCCCACCATGGCAGCAACACCGCTGCTCCACATGGAGCCATGGAATAAGTTAGCAGCCCCAGGGGCCGAGTGTGgaatgtgggggcggggggcgagcCCCGCCAGGGAGTCCAGCCGGGCGGCCTACGAGCCGCAGGGTCCGGGCAGCCAGCGCGGATCAGACCCTGCCCGCTCAGTCGCGCTTCTTGTAGCTCTCCAGGTTGGTCAGGATCCAGCCCGACGGCACCATGAAGGCCAGGAAGAAGGCTCCCAGGCCGATGACGGTCTCCTGCGAAGGGGAGAAGAAGGCAGAGCTCAGGTGACAGGACACAgcagctgggccagcaggggccctgtccccgccccccaggcaCCGGGCGGGCTCCGCTGCTCCCCCCAGGGCTGGCGCTCGGCCGGGCTCTCCAGGGAGAGGCGATCCCAGGCCGCGGCCTCCGCGCTGCAGAGCGGGGCCAGCCCCGAGCCCGGCTCCCTTCTGCCGCGCCCCGGACCCCCCCTCACCAGCGGCCCCACGCGGCTCTCCGGCGGGTACGAGTGCAGGGCGCGAGCGGGCGGCGCGAGGCGGGGGCGGAGCAGCGCGCGGAGCACCGGGAACACGGACATAGCGGCAGCGGGTCCTTTCCAGGCAAGATGGCGGCCGGGTCGGAAGTGACGGCTGGAAAAGGGCTGGCTATAAAGGACGGGGACCGGAAGTGGCCTGGGTTGGCTCGATCAGTTTGTGGGGGTGACGTCACTTCAGGTGGAGGGGTCATGCGGGGAATAGCCCCGCCCAACAAATTGGTCCAAATCCCTCCAATGGCGTCGGATCCCTGAGTTCACGCCATGGTTGAGGTCCCCCCCCGTCAATCCAGCGCTAGGGCTATCCCCCCACTGTATACCCCCCAAACCAATATGGGGTTCAGGGCATTCCCATACATGGTACAACTCCCCCAGACAGggtcccagcaccccctgcactacATGGCTCCTCCCCAGTCCCATGTGGGGACCAAGGTGCCCCCCAACCACAGGGACACCCCCCCATGTCAGCCAGGGGGCCATGGCACCCCCCACatggacccccaccccactggctaacAGCAGGGCCAGGGATATTCCCCACACCCAACATAGTGCAGAGGCAC is a genomic window of Chrysemys picta bellii isolate R12L10 chromosome 7, ASM1138683v2, whole genome shotgun sequence containing:
- the LOC112058789 gene encoding cytoskeleton-associated protein 2-like isoform X6; protein product: MPLKAMAGAGSWWEDPSTPLRIGEPRERSACLRKHLRSQKEKQSIAERLGLGFTLVPRKSPLGYYLGRLVPSKTCSFRRNLPAEASLGVAWQPVVHSPNTITSRRASAGAWLASATLKTGRAMDHTQLRGSRILLPPTKPALGRVRPIPSPRAVMPFEPPRPAAWEPKPTSRHKLAVVKPAVNARRAQLAEWQAAKGKVLKRPPCVIPAPPKRCLSKEPPVLSSWTTITDEEETRSEPDQASLAVLEQPSQAGGGARREEAVVPWDPATQGPQDSVEYWVHLQQPAGAAGHTSPAGKGPQHLADEQCGSARAVDNGKRLLYASTLQISVWKRLPKLPRSAPHHSSLAAE
- the LOC112058789 gene encoding cytoskeleton-associated protein 2-like isoform X4; translated protein: MTQRDATARYSFPLSRIMPLKAMAGAGSWWEDPSTPLRIGEPRERSACLRKHLRSQKEKQSIAERLGLGFTLVPRKSPLGYYLGRLVPSKTCSFRRNLPAEASLGVAWQPVVHSPNTITSRRASAGAWLASATLKTGRAMDHTQLRGSRILLPPTKPALGRVRPIPSPRAVMPFEPPRPAAWEPKPTSRHKLAVVKPAVNARRAQLAEWQAAKGKVLKRPPCVIPAPPKRCLSKEPPVLSSWTTITDEEETRSEPDQASLAVLEQPSQAGGGARREEAVVPWDPATQGPQDSVEYWVHLQQPAGAAGHTSPAGKGPQHLADEQCGSARAVDNGKRLLYASTLQISVWKRLPKLPRSAPHHSSLAAE
- the LOC112058789 gene encoding cytoskeleton-associated protein 2-like isoform X3 yields the protein MHLFTNLDPSILGPLANTHVSPATIPSSSPRASDWVLATSHRSWKLQREMTQRDATARYSFPLSRIMPLKAMAGAGSWWEDPSTPLRIGEPRERSACLRKHLRSQKEKQSIAERLGLGFTLVPRKSPLGYYLGRLVPSKTCSFRRNLPAEASLGVAWQPVVHSPNTITSRRASAGAWLASATLKTGRAMDHTQLRGSRILLPPTKPALGRVRPIPSPRAVMPFEPPRPAAWEPKPTSRHKLAVVKPAVNARRAQLAEWQAAKGKVLKRPPCVIPAPPKRCLSKEPPVLSSWTTITDEEETRSEPDQASLAVLEQPSQAGGHLADEQCGSARAVDNGKRLLYASTLQISVWKRLPKLPRSAPHHSSLAAE
- the LOC112058789 gene encoding cytoskeleton-associated protein 2-like isoform X1, which translates into the protein MHLFTNLDPSILGPLANTHVSPATIPSSSPRASDWVLATSHRSWKLQREMTQRDATARYSFPLSRIMPLKAMAGAGSWWEDPSTPLRIGEPRERSACLRKHLRSQKEKQSIAERLGLGFTLVPRKSPLGYYLGRLVPSKTCSFRRNLPAEASLGVAWQPVVHSPNTITSRRASAGAWLASATLKTGRAMDHTQLRGSRILLPPTKPALGRVRPIPSPRAVMPFEPPRPAAWEPKPTSRHKLAVVKPAVNARRAQLAEWQAAKGKVLKRPPCVIPAPPKRCLSKEPPVLSSWTTITDEEETRSEPDQASLAVLEQPSQAGGGARREEAVVPWDPATQGPQDSVEYWVHLQQPAGAAGHTSPAGKGPQHLADEQCGSARAVDNGKRLLYASTLQISVWKRLPKLPRSAPHHSSLAAE
- the LOC112058789 gene encoding cytoskeleton-associated protein 2-like isoform X2, with product MYLQLLSPPLLPETQRDATARYSFPLSRIMPLKAMAGAGSWWEDPSTPLRIGEPRERSACLRKHLRSQKEKQSIAERLGLGFTLVPRKSPLGYYLGRLVPSKTCSFRRNLPAEASLGVAWQPVVHSPNTITSRRASAGAWLASATLKTGRAMDHTQLRGSRILLPPTKPALGRVRPIPSPRAVMPFEPPRPAAWEPKPTSRHKLAVVKPAVNARRAQLAEWQAAKGKVLKRPPCVIPAPPKRCLSKEPPVLSSWTTITDEEETRSEPDQASLAVLEQPSQAGGGARREEAVVPWDPATQGPQDSVEYWVHLQQPAGAAGHTSPAGKGPQHLADEQCGSARAVDNGKRLLYASTLQISVWKRLPKLPRSAPHHSSLAAE